A region of Shewanella psychromarinicola DNA encodes the following proteins:
- the yvcK gene encoding uridine diphosphate-N-acetylglucosamine-binding protein YvcK — protein MLDQKLNNYHHVVAIGGGHGLGRILAALSFLGPRLTGIVATTDNGGSTGRLRQDQQTIAWGDLRNCLSHLALRPSLGSMLFDHRFTGDNELSGHNLGNLVLHALDQLCVRPLEAVNLIRGLLKIETQIIPMSEASTHLVALTHCGNKVFGELNVDGMKEAPIALSLEPEVEATSEACYALAEADLIIIGPGSFLTSILPPLLIPQLTKSIRDSQAHVILVDNLTPEYSPASTFSIEDKIAWFNQLIGKEVIADVIQHGNKIELACSEVNGVRFNHFPLVSQHHPGLHDKLALAEAISQVCGSYQSNSKAIDLTKILSATA, from the coding sequence ATGTTGGATCAAAAACTCAATAATTATCATCATGTGGTAGCCATAGGTGGCGGGCATGGATTAGGCCGTATTCTTGCCGCTTTATCTTTTTTAGGCCCAAGATTAACAGGGATTGTTGCAACCACTGATAATGGTGGATCTACCGGTCGGCTGAGGCAGGATCAACAAACTATAGCGTGGGGAGATTTACGTAATTGTCTTTCCCATCTGGCCCTAAGGCCATCGTTAGGTTCGATGTTATTCGATCATCGTTTCACGGGTGATAATGAACTTTCTGGGCATAATTTAGGTAATCTGGTTTTACACGCACTCGATCAACTTTGTGTAAGACCGCTTGAAGCGGTAAATTTAATTCGTGGCTTACTTAAAATTGAGACGCAAATTATTCCGATGTCTGAAGCTTCAACTCATCTTGTTGCACTTACGCATTGTGGCAACAAAGTCTTTGGCGAACTTAATGTCGACGGCATGAAAGAAGCGCCGATTGCATTATCATTAGAGCCTGAAGTCGAAGCAACATCAGAGGCGTGCTATGCACTCGCTGAAGCCGATTTAATTATCATCGGCCCTGGCAGTTTTTTAACCAGTATACTGCCACCGTTATTGATCCCTCAGCTAACCAAGAGTATTCGAGACTCTCAAGCGCATGTTATTTTAGTGGATAATTTAACGCCCGAATATTCACCAGCAAGCACCTTTAGCATCGAAGATAAAATTGCTTGGTTCAACCAGCTTATAGGCAAGGAAGTCATCGCCGATGTTATTCAGCATGGCAATAAGATTGAGCTCGCTTGCTCCGAAGTGAATGGGGTTCGTTTTAATCATTTTCCGTTAGTAAGCCAGCATCATCCTGGTTTACACGATAAACTAGCGTTAGCTGAGGCCATTAGCCAAGTGTGTGGATCATACCAATCAAATAGTAAAGCCATTGATTTGACTAAAATACTTTCAGCTACTGCATAG
- a CDS encoding glucosaminidase domain-containing protein, translating to MKIGNIGKVTFALGLAVVALLAIRLFIIPNTTQESVTSGTHQLNEVDLGEVPLFAEIDDVVTKKQTFFDYLRPSVEAQNQIIIHDRQFILAVIDKIDNDLGLSGSDNERLNSILEYYQYDVKSFTRNTLTPLLKRVDIIPVDMVLVQAANESGWGSSRFAIDGFNFFGQWCFTEGCGLVPLARADGKSHEVAVFDSPKESIIAYMINLNTNSAYRLFRSIRADLRAQKIKLTAEKLVYGLINYSERKDEYIDDLLDMLKHNKPYLQGNKANA from the coding sequence TTGAAGATAGGCAATATAGGTAAAGTAACATTTGCATTAGGCTTAGCCGTTGTTGCATTGTTGGCGATAAGACTCTTTATCATTCCTAATACGACTCAAGAATCAGTCACATCTGGAACTCATCAACTTAATGAAGTTGATCTAGGTGAAGTACCGTTGTTTGCTGAAATAGATGATGTAGTCACTAAAAAGCAAACGTTCTTTGATTACTTGCGGCCTTCGGTTGAAGCTCAAAATCAAATTATTATTCACGACCGTCAATTCATATTGGCTGTTATTGATAAAATCGATAATGATTTAGGCTTAAGTGGATCTGATAATGAGAGGTTGAATTCAATTCTTGAATATTATCAATATGATGTTAAATCATTTACGCGCAATACCTTAACGCCCTTATTAAAGCGCGTCGATATCATTCCAGTTGATATGGTGTTAGTACAAGCTGCCAACGAAAGCGGTTGGGGCAGTTCACGTTTTGCAATCGACGGGTTTAATTTTTTTGGCCAGTGGTGTTTTACCGAGGGCTGTGGTTTAGTGCCATTAGCGAGGGCGGACGGCAAAAGCCATGAGGTGGCTGTATTTGATTCACCCAAAGAGTCAATTATTGCCTACATGATTAATTTAAACACTAATTCTGCGTATCGTTTATTTCGTTCTATTCGCGCTGATTTACGGGCGCAAAAAATTAAGCTGACCGCCGAGAAATTGGTTTATGGCTTAATTAATTATTCAGAACGAAAGGACGAGTACATTGATGATCTACTCGACATGCTTAAACACAATAAGCCATATTTACAAGGGAACAAAGCTAATGCTTAA
- a CDS encoding DUF2987 domain-containing protein, whose protein sequence is MLNRTLVIGFIFISSIFMVSSSVAETVSLEYKGFYDRLKQVNKQNYPLVEVAFSVPITSDCTIVSGSITTEKEQFPLPYNAQQRLFIPYDPQLKSDRGLVNINVTGDAEQCAIAMQVRAKETKLNFTQTELLALTGDMNKLLDGLQGFPMKYFRKPISGLTFEFANQHNNGTIIMATIDGVESTVDQKYTLTQAKINQLQHLSFNQQPTVVSPFVMK, encoded by the coding sequence ATGCTTAATCGCACGCTAGTGATCGGATTTATTTTTATATCGTCTATTTTTATGGTTAGTAGCAGTGTTGCTGAAACTGTTTCATTAGAGTACAAAGGCTTTTACGATCGATTAAAGCAAGTGAATAAGCAAAACTATCCATTGGTTGAGGTAGCCTTTAGTGTACCGATCACATCAGATTGCACCATAGTGTCAGGTAGTATCACTACCGAAAAAGAGCAGTTCCCACTACCGTATAATGCGCAACAGCGCTTATTTATTCCCTACGATCCGCAGTTGAAATCTGACCGAGGTTTGGTCAATATCAATGTGACCGGTGATGCAGAACAATGTGCCATTGCCATGCAGGTTCGCGCTAAAGAAACCAAGCTAAATTTCACTCAAACGGAACTGTTAGCACTAACCGGCGATATGAATAAGCTGCTTGATGGATTACAAGGTTTTCCGATGAAGTATTTTCGTAAACCGATTAGTGGACTGACATTTGAGTTTGCCAACCAACACAATAACGGCACTATCATTATGGCAACCATTGACGGTGTAGAATCGACAGTGGATCAGAAATACACACTGACACAGGCCAAAATCAATCAACTGCAACATCTTTCATTTAATCAGCAACCCACTGTCGTCAGTCCATTCGTCATGAAATAA
- the ttcA gene encoding tRNA 2-thiocytidine(32) synthetase TtcA, giving the protein MSEVDTISENYITRINKLQKRLRHEVGSAIADYNMIEDGDRVMCCLSGGKDSYTMLDILLNLQRRAPIKFEIVAVNLDQKQPGFPEHVLPAYLDELGVAYHILEKDTYSIVKEKIPEGKTTCSLCSRLRRGTLYGFAQHIGATKIALGHHRDDIIETLFLNMFYAGKQKSMPPKLLSDDGANMVIRPLAYCREKDIEEYSTLKSFPIIPCNLCGSQENLKRGAIKDMLQLWDKQYPGRIETIFTAMQNTAPSQGVDREQFDFVSLQRNSDVVNTGDIADADLPAFDFVDISNNGHIDLDISNRIDVVATFTP; this is encoded by the coding sequence ATGTCTGAAGTTGATACAATCTCTGAAAATTATATAACTCGTATAAATAAGCTGCAAAAACGTTTACGACATGAAGTCGGTTCAGCGATTGCGGATTATAATATGATCGAAGATGGTGATCGCGTTATGTGTTGCCTTTCCGGTGGCAAAGACAGCTACACTATGCTGGATATTTTATTAAATCTTCAACGACGCGCGCCAATTAAATTTGAAATTGTCGCTGTTAACTTAGATCAAAAACAACCTGGCTTTCCTGAACATGTGTTGCCAGCATACTTAGATGAGTTAGGTGTCGCTTACCATATTCTTGAAAAAGATACCTATTCTATTGTCAAAGAAAAGATACCTGAAGGCAAAACGACATGTTCACTGTGTTCTCGTTTGCGTCGTGGTACGCTTTATGGTTTCGCCCAACACATAGGGGCAACAAAAATTGCACTAGGTCATCACCGTGACGACATTATTGAAACCTTATTTTTAAATATGTTTTATGCCGGCAAACAAAAATCTATGCCACCTAAACTGTTATCTGATGACGGTGCCAATATGGTTATTCGTCCGTTGGCCTATTGCCGTGAAAAAGACATTGAAGAATATTCGACATTGAAATCGTTTCCTATCATTCCTTGCAACTTATGTGGCTCGCAAGAAAATTTAAAACGAGGTGCGATTAAAGATATGTTACAGCTTTGGGATAAACAATATCCTGGTCGCATTGAAACTATTTTTACCGCAATGCAAAATACCGCACCATCGCAAGGTGTTGACCGCGAGCAGTTTGATTTTGTTTCATTGCAACGAAATTCAGATGTTGTGAACACGGGTGATATTGCTGATGCAGATTTACCTGCTTTTGATTTTGTTGATATCAGTAATAATGGTCATATTGATTTAGATATCAGTAATCGAATCGATGTAGTCGCGACGTTTACGCCATAA
- the uspE gene encoding universal stress protein UspE, translated as MKDYKKILVVINPTTDHQPALARAVELASKSQAEITAFLSIFDFSYEMTSILSSQEREAMRQGVIDQRVAWLENAISGFDKHNININTEVVWHNRPFESVINHAIKGHYDLIVKSTHEHHKLKAVIFTPTDWHLMRKSPVPVLLVKEHDWPVAGKIVCAVNVATEDEDHQTLNGKIINHALDLAKKFSASVHLVNGYPGTPVNLAIELPDFDASVYNNTVRMQHEQRVQYLAQAYNIPLENCHVEEGLPEDVIPEISTKLDAELVVLGTVGRTGFSATLIGNTAEHVIDSINCDLLAIKPDGYKSPLED; from the coding sequence ATGAAGGATTATAAAAAGATATTAGTGGTGATTAATCCTACAACGGATCATCAACCCGCATTGGCACGTGCTGTTGAGTTAGCGTCAAAAAGTCAGGCAGAGATAACTGCATTTTTATCTATTTTTGATTTCTCATATGAAATGACCTCTATTTTATCTAGCCAAGAACGTGAAGCTATGCGACAAGGTGTCATCGATCAGCGTGTTGCCTGGTTAGAAAACGCCATTAGTGGTTTTGATAAGCATAATATTAATATTAATACTGAAGTTGTTTGGCATAACCGCCCTTTCGAAAGTGTAATAAATCATGCGATAAAAGGTCATTATGATTTGATTGTTAAAAGCACACATGAACATCATAAATTAAAAGCGGTCATTTTTACCCCTACAGATTGGCATTTAATGCGTAAGTCTCCTGTCCCGGTGTTGTTAGTCAAAGAACATGATTGGCCAGTTGCAGGCAAAATTGTCTGTGCGGTCAACGTTGCTACCGAAGATGAAGATCATCAAACTCTTAACGGTAAAATCATTAATCACGCTCTCGATTTAGCCAAAAAATTCTCTGCAAGTGTGCACTTAGTTAATGGGTATCCTGGTACGCCAGTAAATCTCGCTATCGAACTCCCCGACTTTGATGCCAGTGTGTATAACAATACTGTGCGGATGCAGCATGAGCAACGAGTACAGTATTTAGCTCAAGCTTATAATATTCCATTAGAAAACTGCCATGTTGAAGAAGGATTACCTGAAGATGTTATTCCTGAAATCTCGACCAAATTAGATGCTGAATTAGTTGTACTTGGTACAGTTGGCCGCACAGGTTTTTCTGCTACATTAATTGGTAATACGGCTGAACATGTCATCGACAGTATTAATTGTGATTTGTTGGCGATTAAACCTGATGGATATAAATCACCTTTAGAAGATTAG
- the etrA gene encoding electron transport transcriptional regulator EtrA, which produces MPSDFIKTRPSTSGCAIHCHDCSMEALCIPFTLNNEELDKLDNIIERKKPIQKGDLIFKSGDVLKSLYAIRSGTIKSYTITEQGDEQITGFHLAGDVIGFDGIHAQRHQSFAQALETSMVCEIPYDTLDDLSGSMPKLRQQIMRLMSNEIMSDQEMILLLSKKNAEERLAAFINNLANRFGKRGFSPHEFRLSMTRGDIGNYLGLTVETISRLLGRFQKSGLIEVKGKYISIIDHSALSSLAGNARIAT; this is translated from the coding sequence ATGCCTTCAGATTTCATTAAAACTCGTCCATCTACTAGCGGTTGCGCCATTCATTGCCACGATTGCAGTATGGAAGCCCTGTGTATACCCTTTACGTTAAATAATGAAGAGCTTGATAAACTCGATAATATTATTGAACGTAAAAAACCCATTCAAAAAGGTGATCTTATCTTCAAATCCGGTGACGTACTTAAGTCATTGTATGCGATCCGTTCCGGTACGATTAAAAGCTATACCATTACAGAACAAGGTGATGAACAAATTACTGGTTTTCATCTTGCGGGTGACGTCATTGGTTTTGATGGTATTCATGCCCAACGTCACCAGAGTTTTGCCCAAGCCTTAGAAACCTCAATGGTCTGTGAAATCCCCTACGATACCTTAGATGATTTATCTGGATCTATGCCTAAACTGCGCCAGCAAATTATGCGATTGATGAGTAATGAAATTATGAGTGATCAAGAAATGATCCTCCTGCTTTCCAAGAAAAATGCCGAAGAACGTTTGGCCGCATTTATCAATAATCTTGCTAATCGCTTCGGTAAACGGGGGTTCTCGCCCCATGAATTTAGACTTTCGATGACTCGCGGTGATATCGGTAATTATTTGGGGTTAACGGTTGAAACGATTAGCCGTTTATTGGGCCGGTTCCAAAAGTCAGGCTTAATTGAAGTCAAAGGTAAGTACATTTCTATTATTGATCATTCCGCGTTAAGTAGCCTTGCTGGAAATGCTCGCATCGCCACTTAA